The proteins below are encoded in one region of Effusibacillus dendaii:
- a CDS encoding serine O-acetyltransferase, giving the protein MEQITIIHRTLARQIHDSMKHHCINANGHQVGDLYCKKFEEAFKCADQFIEQLPNIRHKLILEVKAAYVGDPATSSYEEIVLSYPGIYAITVYRLAHELHKLKVQLIPRIMTEHAHSLTGIDIHPGATIGTHFFIDHGTGVVIGETCQIGNHVKIYQGVTLGALSFKMDEVGNVVRGTKRHPTIEDWSSPISPRTNFSLLIRVRVNGVFIMRGKNSFR; this is encoded by the coding sequence ATGGAACAAATAACTATCATCCACCGAACGCTGGCAAGGCAAATTCATGATAGTATGAAACACCACTGTATAAATGCAAATGGCCATCAAGTTGGTGATTTATATTGCAAAAAATTTGAAGAGGCGTTTAAGTGCGCTGATCAATTTATTGAACAATTGCCTAATATCCGCCATAAGCTGATACTGGAGGTGAAAGCCGCATATGTAGGTGATCCTGCCACCAGCAGCTATGAAGAGATTGTTTTATCCTATCCTGGTATTTACGCGATTACTGTGTATCGTCTGGCGCATGAATTACATAAACTGAAGGTTCAATTGATTCCACGAATCATGACAGAACATGCGCATAGCTTAACGGGAATCGATATTCACCCCGGTGCTACAATAGGAACGCATTTTTTCATCGATCATGGTACCGGTGTGGTCATTGGCGAGACTTGTCAGATTGGCAATCATGTGAAAATTTATCAAGGCGTTACATTAGGAGCACTTAGTTTTAAAATGGATGAAGTCGGAAATGTAGTTCGTGGTACAAAGCGTCATCCGACAATTGAAGATTGGAGTAGCCCCATAAGCCCCCGGACAAACTTCTCTTTGCTTATAAGAGTTAGGGTGAACGGGGTTTTTATTATGCGAGGAAAAAATAGTTTTCGGTAG